gtcgctgtcacacataacgatttccttaacgatatcgttgctacgtcacaaaaagcaacgatatcgttaacgatatcgttatgtgtgacggtacctttaggcacttAGTGGAAGCAGGAACCTCAGAGACAATAAGTGCAGAGTGGAAGGCTCGTACCTGACCTGCCAAtgggattccacttgtctctggactacccggacttctaattcacctgttgccggtgccctggactgtggcctgtcacccacaagtaaaccaggtaaagacttgcaacctgtctcctccatttattcaccggcttTACCATCtaagccacacaccataggaccccgcttcacctgtgggaagtgtagcaTCTGGGCTACCGCaatatcccccaggggacccctcaaatgcaggtccccctattgaccgaactccacaggtggcgtcacgaccagggccatggaccgggtcgcagccaccgtgactccttctttgcgaccggacccggtatcgagtaccccactgccctttggGCGCGTCATAAACATAACAATAGCCActgaataagacttttttttttttatttcacttgcTTATATAGTGTCATTAATTTCCACAGTGCTTTCCCATTGGGACTTACTATTTAAATTCCTTATTAGTATGTATTTAGTGTGGGATGAAACCGGAGTACACAATGGACCCGGGCAAGGTCGACTCCTGGTCACTTTCACCCCCCTTGAATAAAACAAGCCACAACCAATAGTCTTTTTGGATAATAATCACCACAGCAACCAATTTTATTAATAATTAAAGACACTTGGTGGGGCCCTCGAAGCTACCACGATCCTGGTCTGGTGATAGTCCCGTTGGCATTGCCCCTTCCCTCCCAgccagtgcgttttacctgtggatttttcaaaatctgcgcagaaaaatcggcacacgaatccgcaacatgtgcacatagtctaactgttctgcaatcagAGGTGCTGGAGGaagtttaaatttaaaaaaaatccaggaaaatccaagaaaaatcctCCTAAAGTAAAATCTACAACACTATATGCTATACATGGGAGTTGTTCATTATTATTTAAACATTTTAGTGTAGTTTGTAATACCTTAACTTGCACAATTGACATCTGTATAGACAGAGATATCACaaagaatttaaaataaatatttattataaaaatacaaaacatattaaatatataaatatttttttgtgaAACGTAAATGGTACAAAAAGTTTAAAGTACAGTTTTGGTCCTATATACTATATCAGTTACTTAAGATATGTCCACTGTAAACATGAAACCTTTTTGGCAGGTGAAATATTTCCAGAGGATACAGCAATacatcattgacttgcattgatgctGCCAAACCTGATTTTGTGAAGCGCCACAGGACAGGATGCATCTCTGGTAAATCTAGACTTGTATGATACAACAGTAAGGTGTATAAACATATTCAATTGATCAAATATTATTACTGAAATGTTAAGGCCTTTACAGCAGTAGTCTCCAAACTGTAGCTCGCCAGCATAATGGTCCACTAGTTGAAGACCACTGGCACAATTTGAAGACCACAGTCTTTCATCATTATTAAGAAGCTGAAATATCATTTGACACAATTTAAACAAAAAGATCCATAGAAAATAAATAGAtgtttataaataaataaatattgagaGTTAAATAACATTTCCTTTACAGAAGACAACACTTTTCAAGTTGAAAAGAGAACAAAAACTCACCTTTTGgagttatttttttataaatatcaaAAGTAAtgttaaataataaatatataaataaacatttTTAACTCAATTTCAACCGTTCCTTAAAGTTTTCTTTTACTTTAAGGATTTCAAACATAGTTCATTATCTTCATTTCTTTTGTGATTAAACACAATTGGTCATATGCTTAAGTCAGTCCCATCTGGTTCGCGGCATATTCCAGTTTTCAAGGTCATATCATATAACAGTGACAGGCACACTGTATTCAAAGCCATTTCCCATACTTGGAGTTATATGTTAAGCAAAGAGTTCAAGTAGTTTTGTTCCCAAAGCCTAAAGCAAATACGCGACAATAATCCACGATCCTCCAATGGTGACCGTAGGAAGACTTGGTGAGCGTGTTTGATTCTGCTCTGCCAATAGACAGCATTCAATCTGTGGCTCGACAATGGCCCCTTTTACCTGGGATTCAATGTTTGTCAATCGGAAGAAGGGTCCTGAGTGTTCTCTACCTTTACCTCCCAGCCACTTGTGATTTCTGCTGCTTGTGTCAAAAAGTGCTTATATTTCCTAAGTACTTTGcatccctttttctttttttccattgtTCTTTCTTTAGCGTTTATGCTGTAGTACATGTCTAATTTAGGTACGTTATACCTTTTGCTTAGGACACAAGATAAGTTTGAAATAACAGCTGCAATCTCTGTTTTGCTCGTATTTAGTTCTTTGTGCAAAATACTATTTCTGGGATTCAGATTCATTTGGTCCTGAGTAATATTTCCCATTGCTGTGTTCATGTAATGAAAGGTCTTGTACAGTTCGCTCAGTTTATCCTCTTCACTGCTAGTGCTATTTGCACTGAATAGAAAAAATTCATTGTGATGTGCATGGCACACGGTGCTAACGTCCACAGAATGGAAATTTTGACTATGGGCCTGGAAAAAAGCAAAGTCATATATATGATTGTTATTTTTTTCTCAACATTTTATATGCTGCCTTTGTTgacatatttttttgtttttactattATAAACATTTTGTGATATCTATATAAATGAAGAGCAAATATGCTTTTGGAGGGCAGTAaaaaataaagtaccgtatatGTGGACAGGATGTGGTGGATGTTAATGGCATTGATAGATCTTAGAGAACTGGCTAAAACACATTTTGCAGttggtttcattaaaaaaaaaatggtaccaTTTGGTTTATTTGGTATATAGCAAAACGACCTTGTAGGCTGATGTATGACTGCATCGAAGTTGAATTTTAAACTAGTCATAAATCAGTTTAGAAGATCTTTCAGGAGAAGAGAGATAAGCATTACACACCTTGCTGTCAAATCATCTCACTTTTGGATTTGATTGTAAAAGGAGTTAACCGGGACTTTGGTTATTTTTCAGATTTTTTCggtaggtagttgctaactatctgcctgttctGCCCGGCCAAGATCTCTTCAGGTTCAAGCGGCGATTCTCCTGCATCCTCTGACCTCACTTCAACAGAGCAGTTCTTTTAGGCTCTTGTTTGACATcactgccgacatcatgctgattgacagctggatctCCACAGTTACGCAGCAGGAAGCTGGCTGCCAATCATCATTACATCGGCCATAAGGTCCCTttgacagagcagagtggaacAGAAGAAACTGCTCTGTCAACTTGACATCACCAGTAGCAGGAGAATCGCTGGCAGGTGCAGTCCGTGACCACTATAGAGCTGGCAGAATTCATCACCGGGCAGAACAGGCAAAAATAATTAGAAACTACCTGCTTGTAAGTTCTTAGCCCCACACGCAAAGTCCAGGCTAACCCCTTTAACATATCCTGCAGTCTGCAGTGTATTACAATACATAGAGGCTGTAAAGGCTAAACAGGTCCAACATTTTTAAAGAAACTCTATTGTAAAAATGCTTTTCAGCCTGTAACTCATGTGATTATGTAGAAAAAAACGCCCCCAGTGTTGTTTTTATCCTTCATAGTTACTTGTTATACTTCTTGTAGAGTGTCAACATTTACAGTTGATGTCATTCTGTAATATCGATTTATCTATTCGTTTGTTTTTGTCACACCATTCATTATCAGGGGTTAAAAACATTCTAGCCAATACTTTCTTCACGTATTAAATAATGCATTTTCCCTTAACACTGCCCATCTTCTAAGATCTATTACGTTATCAACGTCTTCCTCTTTCTGGTACAAAGATATCAGCTTTTATTTCTTAGAAATCTTTCTAGTATATCTGCTATCTCCACGAAAGTTACTGTCAACTATTTGATAGGCTGTCAAAATGTCTTAAGATATCACCCAACCTATTGTCAGAGAGCAGGAAATGCTCCATGAATGATGCCTGGTGATGCAATATACATAACTCTGCAGGAATGTGACATATCGCCTTTAATCATTCTTACTTGCTGGCAGTTTTCTCTAGGACAGCTAAACATTTTATAATTTTTCTATACTTACATAAATATCAAAGCGTTCCTTGGCTTTCAAGTGCATATTCATTATCAGCGAGTGGATCTGTGACATGATGGAGGTTATGCTGCCATTACATTTGCTAGCATATGCGTAGAGGGAGGATACATCATTTAATGGCTTTGCCCTTGCCATTAACAGCGCCAAGTGTTGGAAGATCAGTAGTTGCACAATCCCTGTtcagaagaaaaaaaaggaaaaaaaccatATGTTTCACATTATTCTGTTGAGAAGTCTGCTTTCATCCCAGTGACAGACGAGACATGCAACTTCTCTATGCTATAACGAGAGAACATACAAAGTAGCCATAAAAACTCCTTATAACATTTGTGGTGAGGGCTGTTTAAGGGTTGACGTATCGGAACAGTTTTTCATGTTCAATTATGGGGTTAAATATACTTTTTCAGTaagtacaaaacataaaaacagTATGTCAGAAAATGCATCTCGTGTCGTAGTTGCTTTTAGTggtaatgtattaaaaaaaatctttatcttattttttcactctccaattgtttaaaaaaaaagaaaaggaaaacaaaACCTTGTCAGAGGTCGAAGATATGAATGAGTACCACATTTCCAAATTCTGTCTCCAGTGATTTAACCACTAAACCACTGTGCTAGATCACAGCTAGGCAAGTATGTGCTGCGAACATGTGCCCGGACGTGTCTACGAGAACTTGTTAAATTTACAGTTGAAGAAAGAACACCCTGCTAACATGCTGAACTGCTGTTAACAGCCTTAAAACGCCCTAGCTCCTGCTGATTACATATTTTATAAAGTTTAGTATGTCATTTTCTTAAAGAAGCAGAGTAAGGATGAATATGAGTGTGGGGAATGAAAGTTACCTGCCACAAGCTGCATTCTACTCTCAAGCCCCCCCTGGGCAGACTGCGGAATAGCTGGTTTCTGTAGCGTTTCTTACTAACATTTTTACAAAGGCATGACTTATATAGCCGTCCCATCCCACTGAACCAATCAACTAGCAGTATGTTCAGGAAGTGacattcattcattttttttccttttgaacaTTACTCCAACATGCTCCAGTTTACTAATGCACACTCATTTTCATCATGTTTCATAATAATCTGGGAATTCCCTAATTCACGTCCGCAGTCAGACACTTTGGCTGTGATTTAGTCTATTCCTTTCACTGATTAATTTCAGAAAGTGCAGAGGTGGCTTATGGAAAaaagttgtgattaaaaaaaaaacccagaagaaTGTTACGTGTGAGTGGAAAAGCTTTAGATAGCCCTAATAACATGAGATTGTTGCCTGtgctaaaaaaaaaactattcatgGTGATAACTTAGTGCGTCTTCAGAGAACTTCCAGGGACATCTCGGTAAAGGTCCATTATGGACGGTAACAGGGACAACCTTTACAACTTACAAGAAATATGATGTCTATGATACTAGTATACAAAGGCATGTGCAATACTCTAGGAAAAACCTCACTGGTACCAATAATAATACATGTTGTTAAAAGAAAACCCATCAGGTGAGTTATGGTGCCCGGAGAACATATGATGTAGGGTTATAAGCTAATATCCTTGATCTATGAGTTTATGTGATTTTCTACAAAGAAAAACTGAATACCCCATCACAACTTTCCCTGTACTAAGTGTGTACAGAAAAGGCTGTGAATCCTTCAAGGGTTTTCTCTGCTTTTGGCTCCGTTCAGACAATGTTTGCAATCCGCAAAGTGACAGCATCCATGCCCATGGAAAATCTCTACCTTTCATTGGTCGGTTTGCTGTCTGTACACAGAACGTACCCTTTTACTCCGAAAACCTGCTTCAGATCCTGTAAATCTGTTTATGATGATGCATAGTCATTTCCCTCAATCATATGCTGCCTTTAGAAAGGGTTGCATTAACCCCCTGATGGATTCTTTGTAAAGAATACATACAAAAGGATGCAACACAAGCATCGAGCAAAGCAGCAGCAGAGAATTAAAACTCCCCATTGTTGCCCTGTAGAGCCATCAACAGAATGCATATACAATAAATGGCAGTTTATACTCTGTTTATGGGACAACACACATTAGCTACTGAAAGTGAGGAATTGGAGGGTTTAATCTCTTCACTTATTATTCTGTTGAATTCCCTACATTCTTCCACTTGCAAGAGATAACAATGATATAGGAACATAAAACCTTAAAAACAGAAATTAATTATAAATATGTAATTCGTGTTTCTCCGAAACCTTCACTTTGTAATCATTAGTTTTTGGCAGCCCTTGATAGTGTGTGTATCAAAAAAACAAAGCAACACACTGAAGATAGCGCAAGCCACAGCAGATAAAAGGTGAAAATCACAAGTACAAATTGTTATTATATCATAAATGAGAATAACATAgacaattaaaaacacttaaaaaaaattaCTGGAGACAATACTATAATAATTGTAGTCTCTGTCATAGACTGCTCAGATAGTGTATATAAATAATGCACTCTATATGAAAAAGTGACTTAACACATGGCACATTGTATACTAAAAATGTATGTAATTCCTAAAATTATGTTCATAGCATTATAGCtagcctcacagatgttctcttgaAGCAGTTATGCCCCACAAAATAACTTATCAATGTGAATATTGgagatgtacaggtgcttctcacaaaattagaatattatcaaaaagttaatttatttcagttcttctgtaaaaaagtgaaactcaaatatagtatagtatatagtcattacaaacagagtgatctatttcaagcgtttatttctgttaatgttgatgattatggcttactgccaattaaaatccaaaagtcattatctcagtaaattgtaataattaacaaaaaacacctgcaaaggcttcctaagcatttaaaaaggccccttagtctgtttgAGTAggtttcacaatcatggggaagacggctggcttgacagatgtccagaaggcagtcattgacacactccacaaggacggtaagccactaaaggtcattgctaaagaagctgactgttcacagagtgctgtatccaagcatattaatggaaagttgagtgaaagaaaaaggagcacaagcaaccgAAATACCGTagccttgaaatgattgttaaggccattcaaaaatttgggggagattcccaaggaatggactgctgcaggagtcattgcttcaagagccaccacacacagacgtatccaggacatgggctgcaagtgtcgcattccttgtgtcaagccactcatgaccaatagacaaagccaaaagcgtcttacctggaccaaggagaaaaagaactggacttttgctcagtggttcaatgtgttgttttcagatgaaagtaaattttgcatttcatttggaaatcaaggtcccagagtctggaggaagagtggagaggccacaatcctagctgcttgaagtctagtgtgaagtatccacactcagtgatagtttggggagccatgtcatctgctggtgtaggtccacggtgttttatcaagaccaaagtcagtgcacccGTCTACCAgcaaattttaaagcacttcatgcgTCCCTCTGCTGGCAagaattttggagatggaaatttcattctccagcaggacttggcacctgtccacactgccaaaagtaccaatacctggtataaaaacaaaagtatcactgtgcttgattggccagcaaactcgcctgacaaccccatagagaatttatgaGGTATtttgaagaggaagatgagagacacaagacccaacaatgcagacgagctgaaggctgctgtcaaagcaacctgggcttccataacacctcagcagtgccacaggctgatcacctccatgccacgccgcaatgatgcattaattgatgcaaaaggagccccgaccaagtattgagtgcatttactgaacacacatctcagtaggccaacattttagattttaaaatcattctttaagctggtgttataaagtattctaatttactgagataatgacttttgggttttcattggctgtaagccataatcatcaatattaacagaaataaacacttgaaatagatcactctgtttgtaatgactctatataatatatgaatttcactttttgtattgaagaactgaaataaattaactttttgatgatattccaattttgtgagaagcacctgtacatcatCATAGGCGTAAAGAGGCGTGAATCTGGCCTTAATGGAAGAAAAACTTCACTCTTTTGCTCTTCACTTCAGGTTTATTTTTAATTCTATCAATACACCTTTTAACAATGGTTACTTTTGTTTCTTTTTCTCCTCCAACCCTTACAATTGTAAAGCCTTTGTTGTGCTTGAAAACAAATACTCTTCTGCACGCCCTGCCCTCATTTAAACCATGCGCCTCTTCTCAGAGTCCTTTACCCTTGGAACAGCTAGGTACCTGGCTGTTTTAACAAAACTTAGCTTCTTGATCATTCCCTGTGGCAGCTCACTGGACAAAAGGAATACTTCTCTCTACTATGTAAGGCTCTTTTCACATGTCCGTTTGGACATTCCGCTTGTCTGTGTAATCTTAGGAACAGACAAACGGaacccggatggttcccagggtctggaggagaggagactctccttcaggccctgggttccATAGtcgtgtaaaataaaaataaaaaatatggatatacttaccttccgacggctcCCGGAGTTCTCCCGGCTCTCCGCGA
This region of Ranitomeya imitator isolate aRanImi1 chromosome 1, aRanImi1.pri, whole genome shotgun sequence genomic DNA includes:
- the LIF gene encoding leukemia inhibitory factor codes for the protein MQLVAGIVQLLIFQHLALLMARAKPLNDVSSLYAYASKCNGSITSIMSQIHSLIMNMHLKAKERFDIYAHSQNFHSVDVSTVCHAHHNEFFLFSANSTSSEEDKLSELYKTFHYMNTAMGNITQDQMNLNPRNSILHKELNTSKTEIAAVISNLSCVLSKRYNVPKLDMYYSINAKERTMEKKKKGCKVLRKYKHFLTQAAEITSGWEVKVENTQDPSSD